From one Streptomyces sp. CA-210063 genomic stretch:
- a CDS encoding MarR family winged helix-turn-helix transcriptional regulator produces MPGHRSITEAEKLADAKLGGIPIRHEQMAVVANIYRAASAVRQHLENSVLRGSDLTWTAFVVLWVVWVWGESETRHVAEEAGISKGTLTGVTRTLEARGLVRRSGHPTDGRLVLLSLTDKGEELMRRLFPQFNEEEAFVAGQLGDEECRSVADGLRRIVLQVEEHGEERRRTLLNGAEPALRRSGRRPKPKA; encoded by the coding sequence GTGCCCGGCCATCGATCCATCACCGAAGCCGAGAAGCTGGCCGATGCGAAGCTCGGCGGCATCCCGATCCGCCACGAGCAGATGGCTGTCGTGGCCAACATCTACCGGGCGGCCTCGGCGGTCCGGCAGCATCTGGAGAACTCCGTACTCCGCGGATCCGACCTGACCTGGACGGCGTTCGTCGTGCTCTGGGTGGTCTGGGTCTGGGGCGAGTCGGAGACCCGGCATGTGGCTGAGGAAGCGGGGATCTCCAAGGGCACGCTCACCGGGGTCACGCGCACGCTGGAGGCACGGGGGCTGGTGCGGCGGAGCGGTCATCCCACCGACGGGAGGCTGGTTCTGCTCAGCCTCACGGACAAGGGCGAGGAATTGATGCGGCGGCTGTTTCCGCAGTTCAACGAGGAGGAGGCATTCGTCGCCGGGCAGCTCGGCGACGAGGAGTGCCGCAGCGTCGCCGACGGACTGCGGCGAATTGTGCTCCAGGTCGAGGAGCACGGCGAGGAGCGTCGGCGCACACTCCTGAACGGTGCCGAGCCCGCCCTACGTCGCAGTGGTCGCCGTCCGAAGCCGAAGGCGTGA
- a CDS encoding gamma-glutamyl-gamma-aminobutyrate hydrolase family protein gives MTTPARPLIAIPARFAASTSALRYAAEVNARALVEAVWRAGGEPATIHPAEPTATGVAARLARFDGVLLPGGGDLAPYRYGATDTHDSVYDVDDLQDGFDLEVARQAINLGLPLLAICRGLQVVNTAFGGTLYQDMGGPDREHRHVVHPVSIRRGSLLEQATGTEKVEASCYHHQRVDRTGAGLTITARAADDTVEGLELPGVPGWFAAVQWHPEDTAHEDPAQQGLFDVLVSAARDRH, from the coding sequence GTGACGACGCCCGCGCGACCGCTGATCGCGATCCCCGCCCGCTTCGCCGCCTCCACCTCCGCCCTGCGCTACGCCGCCGAGGTCAACGCCCGCGCGCTGGTCGAGGCAGTCTGGCGGGCCGGCGGCGAACCGGCCACCATCCACCCCGCCGAGCCCACCGCCACCGGCGTGGCCGCCCGCCTCGCCCGCTTCGACGGCGTCCTCCTCCCCGGCGGCGGCGACCTCGCCCCGTACCGCTACGGCGCGACCGACACCCACGACAGCGTGTACGACGTCGACGACCTCCAGGACGGCTTCGACCTGGAAGTCGCCCGCCAGGCCATCAACTTGGGCCTGCCCCTGCTCGCGATCTGCCGTGGTCTCCAGGTCGTCAACACCGCCTTCGGCGGCACCCTCTACCAGGACATGGGCGGCCCGGACCGCGAGCACCGCCATGTAGTGCATCCGGTGTCGATCCGGCGCGGTTCGCTGTTGGAACAGGCCACCGGCACCGAGAAGGTGGAGGCATCCTGCTACCACCACCAGCGGGTCGACCGTACGGGCGCCGGCCTCACGATCACCGCCCGGGCCGCCGACGACACAGTGGAAGGGCTCGAACTGCCCGGAGTTCCCGGCTGGTTCGCCGCCGTCCAGTGGCACCCGGAGGACACCGCCCACGAAGACCCCGCCCAGCAGGGACTGTTCGACGTCCTCGTAAGCGCCGCACGCGACCGCCACTGA
- a CDS encoding aldehyde dehydrogenase produces MLDITHNEWLRRAEALDLSGVHHIDGTDEPGGGQSYAAVSPRDGQVLAHVADAGTAEVDAAVAAARRAFDSGPWPRLAPADRGRILLRIADLLEEQRHRLALTISLEMGKPITDAYDIELRAAINTFRWYGQLADKLTDESPHTAPDALALVTREPAGVVGAVVPWNFPLTLASWKVAPALAAGCTVVLKPSENSPLSALLLGRLATEAGLPPGVLNVVTGDGPTAGRAIGLHPDIDVLAFTGSTAVGRHFLRYAADSNLKRVWLELGGKSPNIILPDAPDLEKAAATAAWGIFFNQGEMCTAPSRLLVHSSIAERVTDTIVARARELRIGDPLDPATEMGALVGERHLQRVLGHIGTGLDEGARLRVGGGRTLAGTGGSYLQPTVFDHVDPGMRLAREEIFGPVLSVLTFDDVDEAVALANATEYGLAAGLWTSDLSTAHQVSRALKAGTVWVNCYEEGDLTVPFGGVKQSGNGRDKSTHAIEKYTELKTTWIQL; encoded by the coding sequence ATGCTGGACATCACCCACAACGAATGGCTGCGCCGGGCCGAGGCACTGGACCTGTCCGGCGTGCATCACATCGACGGCACCGACGAACCCGGCGGGGGGCAGTCCTACGCGGCTGTCTCGCCCCGCGACGGGCAGGTGCTGGCGCACGTGGCCGACGCCGGGACTGCCGAGGTGGACGCCGCAGTGGCCGCCGCGCGCCGGGCCTTCGACTCGGGGCCGTGGCCACGCCTCGCACCTGCCGACCGGGGCCGGATCCTGCTGCGCATCGCCGATCTGCTGGAGGAGCAGCGACACCGGCTGGCGCTGACGATCAGCCTGGAGATGGGCAAGCCGATCACGGACGCGTACGACATCGAACTGCGCGCCGCGATCAACACCTTCCGCTGGTACGGGCAGCTGGCCGACAAGCTCACCGACGAGTCGCCGCACACCGCGCCCGACGCACTTGCCCTGGTCACCCGTGAACCGGCGGGCGTCGTCGGCGCGGTCGTCCCCTGGAACTTCCCCCTCACGCTGGCGAGTTGGAAGGTCGCTCCGGCGCTCGCGGCCGGCTGTACCGTCGTGCTCAAGCCGTCGGAGAACTCGCCGCTGTCCGCGTTGCTGCTCGGCAGACTGGCGACCGAGGCCGGGCTGCCGCCGGGCGTACTCAACGTCGTCACCGGCGACGGGCCCACCGCCGGACGGGCGATCGGCCTCCACCCGGACATCGACGTGCTGGCCTTCACCGGATCCACCGCCGTCGGGCGGCACTTCCTGCGGTACGCGGCCGACTCCAACCTCAAGCGCGTCTGGCTGGAGCTGGGCGGCAAGTCACCCAACATCATCCTCCCGGACGCACCCGACCTGGAGAAGGCCGCCGCCACCGCCGCCTGGGGCATCTTCTTCAACCAGGGCGAGATGTGCACGGCCCCTTCGCGGCTGCTCGTGCACTCCTCCATCGCCGAGCGCGTCACCGACACCATCGTGGCGCGGGCCCGGGAACTACGGATCGGTGACCCGCTCGACCCGGCGACCGAGATGGGGGCGCTGGTCGGTGAGCGTCACCTGCAGCGCGTACTGGGCCATATCGGCACCGGCCTCGACGAGGGCGCGCGGCTGCGAGTCGGGGGCGGCCGTACACTCGCCGGCACCGGCGGCAGTTACCTGCAGCCCACGGTCTTCGACCACGTGGACCCGGGCATGCGGCTGGCCCGTGAGGAAATCTTCGGCCCCGTCCTGTCCGTGCTCACCTTCGACGACGTCGACGAGGCCGTCGCGCTCGCCAACGCCACCGAGTACGGCCTGGCCGCCGGGCTGTGGACCTCCGACCTGTCCACCGCCCACCAGGTATCGCGCGCGCTGAAGGCCGGCACGGTCTGGGTCAACTGCTACGAGGAGGGCGACCTCACCGTGCCCTTCGGCGGTGTGAAGCAGTCCGGCAACGGACGCGACAAGTCCACCCACGCCATCGAGAAGTACACCGAACTCAAGACCACCTGGATCCAGCTGTGA
- a CDS encoding APC family permease: MDSQTVEPIQTVQNAPTAGRLKPNSLGVLGILFFVLSAQAPLTGIAGAVPIAVAIGNGAGAPAAYAAVGAVILLFSVGFVAMGRHVVDAGAFYTYIGKGLGRPIGSGSAGVALFAYCAVQAAMYGLYGFIVSGLVEQYTGLSAPWWVCVLVTMVIVQILGAAGIEMGAKILAVFVLAEFSILLVFALVTFFKGGGPEGLGFAHSFSPHAALQGAPGVALMFAVASMFGFEATAIYGEEAREPRRTVPRATYLSVVVVTVFFAFISWMLVSAHGASNATAAAGQALESGDATSWVFAPITAQFGGWVGDALPILLATSLFAGVLAFHNSANRYLFSLGRDGLLPRGLTAVNRRHSPWVAGGVQSVISLALVMPFALLGKDPVLHLFSWFSGVAVLAVMLLYFLTSVSVVVFFRRERLDTRPWNTLIAPVLGALGIAGAIWLILANFTTLIGGDQGTAMWLELTVPAVLVLGVIGARLTRGRTTADG; the protein is encoded by the coding sequence GTGGACAGTCAGACGGTCGAACCAATACAGACCGTGCAGAACGCACCCACTGCAGGCCGGCTCAAACCCAACTCCCTCGGTGTTCTGGGAATCCTCTTCTTCGTCCTCTCCGCGCAGGCACCGCTGACCGGCATAGCCGGCGCCGTGCCCATCGCCGTCGCCATCGGCAACGGCGCGGGTGCGCCCGCCGCGTATGCCGCGGTCGGCGCCGTCATCCTGCTGTTCTCCGTCGGCTTCGTCGCCATGGGGCGCCATGTCGTGGACGCCGGCGCCTTCTACACCTACATCGGCAAGGGGCTCGGCCGCCCCATCGGCTCCGGGAGCGCCGGCGTCGCTCTCTTCGCCTACTGCGCGGTACAGGCCGCCATGTACGGCCTGTACGGCTTCATCGTCAGCGGCCTGGTCGAGCAGTACACGGGGCTGAGCGCGCCGTGGTGGGTCTGCGTCCTGGTCACCATGGTGATCGTCCAGATCCTCGGTGCCGCCGGGATCGAGATGGGCGCCAAGATCCTCGCCGTCTTCGTCCTGGCCGAGTTCAGCATCCTGCTCGTCTTCGCCCTGGTGACCTTCTTCAAGGGCGGCGGTCCTGAGGGGCTGGGCTTCGCTCACAGCTTCTCGCCCCACGCGGCCCTGCAGGGGGCGCCGGGCGTGGCGCTGATGTTCGCCGTGGCGTCGATGTTCGGCTTCGAGGCGACCGCGATCTACGGCGAGGAGGCGAGGGAGCCCCGCAGGACCGTGCCCCGGGCCACGTACCTGTCCGTCGTGGTCGTCACCGTCTTCTTCGCCTTCATCTCGTGGATGCTGGTCTCCGCCCATGGCGCCTCGAACGCCACCGCGGCCGCCGGGCAGGCGCTGGAGAGCGGCGACGCCACGTCCTGGGTCTTCGCGCCGATCACCGCACAGTTCGGCGGCTGGGTGGGCGACGCGCTGCCCATCCTGCTGGCCACCTCACTCTTCGCCGGCGTCCTCGCCTTCCACAACTCCGCGAACCGCTACCTGTTCTCGCTCGGCCGCGACGGCCTGCTGCCGCGCGGGCTGACCGCGGTCAACCGACGCCACTCGCCCTGGGTGGCCGGCGGCGTGCAGAGCGTGATCTCGCTCGCGCTGGTCATGCCCTTCGCGCTGCTGGGCAAGGACCCGGTGCTGCATCTCTTCTCGTGGTTCAGCGGGGTCGCGGTGCTGGCGGTCATGCTTCTGTATTTCCTGACCTCCGTCTCGGTGGTCGTGTTCTTCCGCCGGGAACGGTTGGACACTCGCCCCTGGAACACGCTGATCGCCCCCGTCCTGGGTGCGCTCGGCATCGCCGGTGCCATCTGGCTGATCCTGGCCAACTTCACCACCCTCATCGGCGGGGACCAGGGCACGGCGATGTGGCTGGAGCTCACCGTCCCGGCGGTCCTGGTCCTGGGCGTCATCGGCGCACGGCTGACCCGTGGCAGGACGACGGCCGACGGCTGA
- a CDS encoding fumarylacetoacetate hydrolase family protein, translating into MPEYRRVLLDGAAVETIRDGDELVAGDGRRVKIEDAQHLPPVVPSKVVAVHLNHRSRVDEFQIQLTPTPTYFHKPTSALNSHKGAIVRPEGCKWLNYEGEVAIVIGRTARNISPAEAGEYIAGYTVANDYGLHDFRDTDAGSMLRVKGSDTLCPLGPGLVTDWDFHGKYLRTYVNGELVQDGSTDEMEWDMHYLVADIARTITLHPGDVLLSGTPANSRPVQPGDVVEVEVEGLGRLTNHIVTGPTSIRTDVGAQPTESEEVLSTALGGDWEFRGIRPPKR; encoded by the coding sequence ATGCCCGAATACCGCCGTGTCCTCCTCGACGGAGCCGCCGTCGAGACCATCCGTGACGGTGACGAACTCGTCGCCGGGGACGGCCGCCGGGTCAAGATCGAGGACGCCCAGCACCTGCCGCCGGTCGTGCCGTCCAAGGTCGTCGCCGTTCACCTCAACCACCGCAGCCGGGTGGACGAGTTCCAGATCCAGCTGACCCCGACGCCGACGTACTTCCACAAGCCGACCTCGGCCCTCAACTCCCACAAGGGCGCCATCGTCCGCCCCGAGGGCTGCAAGTGGCTCAACTACGAGGGCGAGGTGGCGATCGTCATCGGCCGGACCGCGCGCAACATCTCCCCTGCCGAGGCGGGGGAGTACATCGCCGGTTACACCGTCGCCAACGACTACGGCCTGCACGACTTCCGCGACACCGACGCCGGCTCGATGCTGCGGGTGAAGGGCTCCGACACCCTGTGTCCGCTCGGCCCGGGCCTTGTCACCGACTGGGACTTCCACGGCAAGTACCTGCGCACGTACGTCAACGGCGAGCTCGTGCAGGACGGTTCGACGGACGAGATGGAGTGGGACATGCACTACCTCGTCGCCGACATCGCCCGCACCATCACCCTCCACCCCGGGGATGTACTGCTCTCCGGCACCCCGGCCAACTCCCGGCCCGTCCAGCCCGGTGACGTCGTCGAGGTCGAGGTCGAGGGTCTGGGGCGGCTCACCAACCACATCGTCACCGGCCCCACCTCGATCCGTACGGACGTCGGAGCCCAGCCCACCGAATCGGAAGAGGTCCTGTCCACCGCGCTCGGCGGCGACTGGGAGTTCCGCGGTATCCGGCCCCCCAAGCGCTGA
- a CDS encoding 3,4-dihydroxyphenylacetate 2,3-dioxygenase, producing the protein MGEIVGAGLLAHVPTIVLPESDRLELNEGKEITLVTGLRQLREDVFDSDDYDTVVVLDSHWATTVEFVVTAQQRRAGLFTSEELPRGMCRMPYDFPGDPELAHNIARFADKHGTWITAIDDEYLPVYYATTNLWTFLGEGLPDKRWVTIGVCQTGDMEDHLRLGRALADGIAATPGRRVLLIASGALSHTFWPLRELRDHESSDPGHIFTPEAREADYERIAWFKEGRHDKVLDTMDEFWKYKPEARFYHYLMMAGALGEQACVAEARQYGEYENSIGTGQVHLWFDRPADGWTGTGTPASASPHSRS; encoded by the coding sequence ATGGGTGAAATCGTCGGGGCGGGCCTGCTCGCCCACGTCCCCACCATCGTGCTGCCGGAGTCCGACCGGCTCGAGCTGAACGAGGGCAAGGAGATCACTCTCGTCACCGGCTTGCGACAGCTCCGCGAGGACGTCTTCGACAGTGACGACTACGACACAGTCGTGGTCCTCGACTCGCACTGGGCCACCACCGTCGAGTTCGTCGTCACCGCCCAGCAGCGCAGGGCCGGACTGTTCACCTCCGAGGAACTGCCGCGCGGCATGTGCCGGATGCCGTACGACTTCCCGGGCGATCCCGAACTGGCCCACAACATCGCCCGGTTCGCCGACAAGCACGGCACCTGGATCACCGCCATCGACGACGAGTACCTGCCGGTCTACTACGCCACCACCAACCTGTGGACGTTCCTCGGCGAGGGGCTGCCCGACAAGCGATGGGTGACCATCGGCGTCTGCCAGACCGGTGACATGGAGGACCACCTGCGGCTCGGCCGCGCCCTCGCGGACGGTATCGCCGCCACCCCTGGCCGCCGCGTGCTGCTGATCGCCTCCGGTGCGCTGTCGCACACCTTCTGGCCGCTGCGCGAGCTTCGCGACCACGAGTCGAGCGACCCCGGCCACATCTTCACGCCCGAGGCCCGCGAGGCCGACTACGAGCGCATCGCCTGGTTCAAGGAGGGCCGCCACGACAAGGTCCTCGACACCATGGACGAGTTCTGGAAGTACAAGCCCGAGGCCCGCTTCTACCACTACCTGATGATGGCCGGCGCCCTCGGCGAGCAGGCATGCGTCGCCGAGGCACGTCAGTACGGCGAGTACGAGAACTCCATCGGCACCGGCCAGGTCCACCTCTGGTTCGACCGTCCGGCCGACGGCTGGACCGGCACCGGCACGCCCGCATCCGCCTCCCCGCACAGCCGCTCCTAG
- a CDS encoding aldehyde dehydrogenase: MTEHITTVAGVAVDTRHWIGGERVASVETFTDVSPIDGSTLGEISRGTATEAAAAVDAARAAFPAWAATSRAERARILHAIADGVEKRIEDLASVETLDNGALLRSHRRGVMPRVAHNFRFFADWLLKLEHEAFDTRGHTNHVSWDPAGPCVLITPWNAPLMLATWKVAPALAAGNTVILKPAEWSPLTASLLADIAAEAGLPAGVLNVVQGYGAEVGNPLVSHPDVRRISFTGSVPTARRIARAAAANLTPLSLELGGKSPLLVFADADLDLAVDLAVEQYDNAGQVCLAATRILVEETVSDEFTRRFVEKASRLRQGDPRDEATDLGPNIHPRQLEKIDGFVRRALEDGARAVIGGKRKDGLYYEPTLLTDVAQDSEIVQEEVFGPVLTLQTFGDEEEAVCLANDTRFGLAATLVTGDHERAERVTARLVAGTVWVNCFFVRDLQAPFGGSRHSGVGREGGTWSFDFYCDLKNTVTAPNGWQDHG; encoded by the coding sequence ATGACCGAACACATCACCACGGTGGCCGGGGTCGCCGTCGACACCCGGCACTGGATCGGCGGTGAACGCGTGGCGTCCGTCGAGACGTTCACCGACGTGTCGCCGATCGACGGGAGCACCCTCGGGGAGATCTCCCGGGGCACGGCGACGGAGGCCGCGGCGGCCGTCGACGCCGCTCGCGCCGCCTTTCCCGCCTGGGCCGCCACGTCGCGCGCCGAGCGCGCCCGCATCCTGCACGCCATCGCCGACGGAGTCGAGAAGCGCATCGAGGACCTCGCCAGTGTCGAGACGCTCGACAACGGCGCCCTCCTGCGCTCCCACCGCCGAGGCGTGATGCCGCGCGTGGCGCACAACTTCCGCTTCTTCGCCGACTGGCTGCTGAAGCTGGAGCACGAGGCATTCGACACCCGCGGCCACACCAACCACGTGAGCTGGGACCCGGCGGGCCCGTGCGTGCTGATCACGCCGTGGAACGCCCCGCTGATGCTGGCCACGTGGAAGGTCGCCCCGGCGCTGGCCGCCGGGAACACGGTGATCCTCAAGCCAGCCGAGTGGTCCCCGCTCACCGCTTCACTGCTCGCCGACATCGCGGCCGAGGCCGGGCTGCCGGCCGGTGTCCTCAACGTCGTGCAGGGATACGGCGCCGAGGTCGGCAACCCTCTTGTCTCGCACCCGGACGTCCGCCGGATCAGCTTCACCGGTTCCGTGCCCACCGCCCGGCGCATCGCCCGGGCGGCCGCCGCCAACCTCACCCCCCTCAGCCTCGAACTCGGCGGCAAGTCGCCGCTGTTGGTCTTCGCCGACGCGGATCTCGACCTCGCCGTGGACCTGGCGGTGGAGCAGTACGACAACGCCGGACAGGTATGCCTGGCCGCGACCCGCATCCTTGTCGAGGAGACGGTCTCGGACGAGTTCACCCGCCGGTTCGTGGAGAAGGCGAGCCGGCTCAGGCAGGGCGATCCGCGCGACGAGGCCACCGACCTCGGCCCCAACATCCACCCGCGCCAGCTGGAGAAGATCGACGGCTTCGTGCGGCGCGCGCTGGAGGACGGGGCTCGCGCGGTCATCGGCGGCAAGCGCAAGGACGGGCTGTACTACGAGCCGACCCTCCTCACCGATGTCGCCCAGGACTCGGAGATCGTGCAGGAGGAGGTCTTCGGTCCGGTCCTGACGCTCCAGACCTTCGGCGACGAGGAAGAGGCCGTGTGCCTCGCCAACGACACGCGCTTCGGTCTGGCCGCCACCCTCGTCACCGGCGACCACGAGCGTGCCGAGCGGGTCACCGCGCGGCTCGTCGCGGGCACGGTCTGGGTCAACTGCTTCTTCGTACGCGACCTCCAGGCGCCCTTCGGCGGCTCCCGCCACTCGGGCGTCGGCCGCGAGGGCGGCACGTGGAGCTTCGACTTCTACTGCGACCTCAAGAACACCGTCACCGCGCCGAACGGATGGCAAGACCATGGGTGA
- a CDS encoding acetoacetate decarboxylase family protein yields MASVRGYFHPKTATGSSSLIPSPPWHYSGDLLTIEYRTDPARVRELLPEPLELAEEDPGAVALIWADWQSCSGTKEELLDPVRSQYKEAFAVVRCSYKGQTYSRCVHIWVDKDFAIARGLHQGYPKKLGSIHQTRPHPYGPAPRIEAGARFGATLAAADRRLAQTVVTLREPSETNGFVNGHPMAHHRWLPSIENGKGLALDELIETGAASFEAGQPWVGDAELELFEAPTEELARLEIREPIAAYYRQVGVVWDGGRLLESGTSEAE; encoded by the coding sequence ATGGCCAGCGTCCGTGGTTACTTCCACCCCAAGACGGCGACCGGTTCGTCGTCCCTGATCCCCTCGCCCCCCTGGCACTACTCCGGCGACCTGCTCACGATCGAGTACCGCACCGATCCCGCACGCGTACGGGAGTTGCTGCCCGAACCGCTGGAACTCGCCGAGGAGGACCCGGGCGCGGTCGCGCTGATCTGGGCCGACTGGCAGTCCTGTTCCGGTACGAAGGAGGAGCTGCTGGACCCGGTGCGCTCCCAGTACAAGGAGGCCTTCGCGGTCGTCCGCTGCTCGTACAAGGGGCAGACGTACTCGCGCTGCGTCCACATCTGGGTCGACAAGGACTTCGCGATCGCCCGCGGGCTGCACCAGGGCTACCCGAAGAAGCTCGGTTCGATCCACCAGACGCGCCCGCACCCCTACGGTCCGGCCCCGCGCATCGAGGCCGGGGCCCGCTTCGGCGCGACCCTCGCCGCCGCCGACCGACGCCTGGCCCAGACGGTGGTGACCCTGCGCGAGCCGTCCGAGACCAACGGCTTCGTCAACGGCCACCCGATGGCCCACCACCGCTGGCTGCCTTCCATCGAGAACGGCAAGGGCCTCGCGCTCGACGAGTTGATCGAGACCGGCGCCGCGTCCTTCGAGGCCGGACAGCCGTGGGTCGGGGACGCGGAACTGGAGCTGTTCGAGGCGCCGACCGAAGAGCTGGCCCGGCTGGAGATCCGGGAGCCGATCGCCGCGTACTACCGGCAGGTGGGCGTCGTCTGGGACGGCGGCCGACTGCTGGAGTCCGGCACCTCCGAGGCCGAGTAA
- a CDS encoding NAD(P)/FAD-dependent oxidoreductase yields MIVAGASMGGLRAAEQLRGAGWTGAITVIGDEPHMPYNRPPLSKEVLAGKAPFESLAFTPKASAADVEWRLGTSVTSARLAERVVVLDSGEELPFDGLVVATGMRPRRLRCEGPAFGRHTVRTLGDAQALRAELVRPGAQIVVIGAGFIGCEVAATAVALGVTDVTVVDPLPLPMVGPLGELPARALLRRHEERGVRFALGAGVSGFEGEEHVTGVVLSDGTVLPADVVVESVGSVANTEWLDGNGLDLTDGVLTDEQLRVGGLPHVVAVGDVARFPNARYDGVPRRVEHWSIPSDTAKHAAKALVAHLAGAQAGLALFAPLPTFWSDQHDFRLQSFGSPVLGLADIRVLDGDPGGDLLVGYHTDGGQLVGVVALGGHAAATGAARYRAQLLKQPALTA; encoded by the coding sequence ATCATCGTCGCCGGGGCCTCCATGGGCGGCCTGCGCGCGGCCGAACAACTCCGCGGCGCCGGGTGGACCGGCGCGATCACCGTGATCGGTGACGAGCCCCACATGCCGTACAACCGGCCGCCTCTTTCCAAGGAAGTGCTGGCAGGGAAGGCGCCCTTCGAGTCCCTGGCCTTCACTCCCAAGGCGAGCGCGGCCGACGTGGAGTGGCGGCTCGGTACGAGCGTCACGAGCGCCCGCCTCGCCGAGCGGGTCGTCGTGCTCGACAGCGGCGAGGAGCTGCCCTTCGACGGCCTGGTCGTCGCCACGGGTATGCGTCCCCGGCGCCTGCGCTGCGAGGGTCCCGCGTTCGGCCGTCACACCGTACGGACTCTCGGTGACGCTCAGGCCCTGCGGGCCGAGCTGGTCCGGCCGGGCGCCCAGATCGTCGTCATCGGTGCCGGGTTCATCGGCTGCGAGGTGGCCGCCACAGCGGTCGCTCTCGGCGTCACGGACGTCACCGTGGTCGACCCGCTGCCGCTGCCCATGGTCGGACCGCTCGGCGAGCTGCCGGCCCGCGCGCTGCTGCGGCGGCACGAGGAACGCGGCGTGCGCTTCGCCCTCGGTGCGGGCGTCTCCGGGTTCGAGGGCGAGGAGCACGTCACCGGGGTCGTACTGAGCGACGGGACGGTGCTCCCGGCCGATGTGGTCGTGGAGTCGGTCGGCTCCGTCGCCAACACCGAGTGGCTCGACGGCAACGGTCTCGACCTGACCGACGGCGTGCTCACGGACGAGCAGCTCCGGGTCGGCGGACTGCCGCACGTCGTCGCGGTCGGCGACGTCGCCCGCTTCCCCAACGCCCGCTACGACGGCGTACCGCGCCGGGTCGAGCACTGGTCGATCCCCAGCGACACGGCGAAGCATGCGGCCAAGGCACTGGTGGCTCATCTCGCGGGTGCGCAAGCCGGCTTGGCGCTGTTCGCGCCGCTGCCCACTTTCTGGAGCGACCAGCACGACTTCCGGCTGCAGTCCTTCGGTTCCCCCGTGCTCGGCCTCGCCGACATCCGCGTCCTGGACGGCGATCCGGGCGGCGACCTGCTGGTCGGCTACCACACCGACGGCGGGCAGCTCGTCGGAGTCGTCGCCCTCGGCGGCCACGCCGCCGCCACCGGCGCCGCCCGCTACCGCGCCCAGCTCCTCAAGCAGCCCGCTCTCACCGCGTAA
- a CDS encoding ferredoxin → MKVVVDMNKCKDHGQCVFAAPDVFQLDDNGRLAYVSDPDDTLRDEVEEAADVCPLQAIRIED, encoded by the coding sequence ATGAAGGTCGTCGTCGACATGAACAAGTGCAAGGACCACGGACAGTGTGTCTTCGCGGCCCCCGACGTCTTCCAGCTGGACGACAACGGACGGCTGGCCTACGTCAGCGACCCGGACGACACCCTGCGCGACGAGGTCGAGGAAGCCGCCGACGTCTGTCCGCTGCAGGCCATCCGGATCGAGGACTGA